GCTGAACAAAAGCATTATGGTTTCCTTTTTGCTCTTGTACTTTTTGGATTTGGATGTGATTATCCTGTTCCAACTGTGCACATTGTAGTAAGATGTTATGTCTTTTTATTGAGAGTTGCAAATTAAcatttttgctttttgttgcACAATGTTATCATTGGTGACTTTAGTCTTGGTTGACGTTTTATCCAGCTGGGTATTCTTTACAAATGTTTTGAAGCTTTCATTCTAGTTTAATATCTCCATTGTATTCCTGTCTTACAGGTATTGGATGAAATTCATCGCCAACCAATACCCCTCTCCTTGTCAGTGGCCTTACCACCAGCCCCAGAATCAGTTGTTGACTCTTTTCCactcaaaaattacaaaaaaatcaatgatgCTAAGGAAGGAGAGAATGCTGAACAGTATGTTACTGTCTACTAAGTTTATATATGTTTCACATTTGTGTCTGCTTATATTGATATGTGCGCTCTCATGCTGATCTTGCATAGGTCAGCATCATTAGCTAATGTGACAAAAACAGTCAAGTTAATAGTGAGATAAGTTAGTGTCGCACTTTTGTGGAGTAAACTGCACTCGGGGTTTTTATACTCTGGATATCTTTTAACTTGTGTAATTGGGCTTTAACTTTTTACACCCAATGCAATGCAACTGGAAAAGCCCTTTTATTAGTTTGAAAAGCCTTTTGATTGTTGAACTTTAGCTGATTTTCGGTGAATTTCCTAGGAAAAGCTGAAGTGTTCACCTGTGTGCCATTTCCTTTTACTTTGTTCGATAAGTAGTGCAACTGTGGCATTTATTAGATGCTACAtcatctgagagagagagagagagagagagagagagagagaggcactgTATAAGGTAGCAGTCGTCAGATCTGGTGAGGTGTCAGCATCCTCCGACTTGCTCTAGCAGGGAGGGCACAATCCTCATTTCCCTCTAGACAATTGCACTCGTGTGGCATCTAATTTGCTCCAATCAACACCACATGTTGGGCAAACTCAAAAAGAGACAATGCCATACAAACAGGCATGTAAGTGTTCTGTAGAAAGTTGGCTAGCAAACATCCAAAGTGCAACAGCTGAAAGGATTTGCAAAAAATCTGTGCATCTGCAATGAGAAAGTGTGGGTCACCAGAAAATTACTCTTTGCATCCCATACTATAAGCATGATCATAATTTGTGTACTgtgttttaaaaaattgcacttACTCAATGGCCAATTATTTACTTTCTCCAATAGTTTAACCATTAAATACGCTTATGCGCGTATTCTAGCGTGCTAGACACAAGAGAGATTTTGCCAATGGGTGTCCTGGGGCACTCGTTAAGTATCGAATTAACAAAAGTTTGCTATTTCCAATGCAATGATGTCTGTCTTAGGTTAATAAATGTTCCATGGGCAATTAGTTTACAAGACCTTTGAGAGAGAAATTGCTTCCTCGGTCATAGCAGCATTTGGGTATTATGGGGTCATGAAATTGAATATAGAATGCAAATGTCAGCTAGAACACATTCACTGGATCCAACCTGTACTTTTGAATATACTAGGTGTGGCATACTATTAATCGAAATTTTATATGCTGATAGGTGCTATATTTGCTTGGCTGAGTATGAGGAAGGAGACAAGATCAGGGTTCTTCCATGCCACCATGAGTATCATGTGACATGCATTGATAAATGGCTAAAAGAGATACACGGGTATTGTGCtactgttatttttttttccagatgtTCTCCCCTTTATTTATTATATCTCTGGATTATTTTGCTATAGATGATATGGAGAATTGTTGCTCCATCAACAATATCTTTGTCACAATTTCGCTTCATCTGAgtcttgtctttttctttttctttttggttctcTCCAGAATATGCCCACTTTGTCGAGGTGATGTTCGTGAAGGTTTCAACGAATGTCCTATGTCCAATGCTGAAGTGTCTTCCCTTTAATGGTCTTTGTACATACACATGAATGTAAATACCAATCACCATCTTCTCATAAAATGTCTTTACAGCTTATAGAATCATCTATATCTTGCTTCTATATATCTGAAATCTATATTTAGCAAATAGATGGAAAGATTAAAGCATGCAAGTACCATGGTTTCATTGTGATGCAGTTTTGCTGATGCTGAAGCAATTCTGTAGTTGTTCTCAATCTAGTATTTACATTGTTACTCTGAGGTCATGCAACTCAAACATCATCCGACTCCAACAACATTTCACGTCTGTCGAAACAAATCCATCTTAAGTGGAACTGTCATTTTGGTGGGGCGTCGTCTGTAAAGTTGGCAAATGAATTAAAGTTACTCCGAGGAAATTACCTAACTTCTAGGTGCTATGGCACTTGATGCATGGATAGCACGTTCCTGATATCTCTCAAAGTATTTGAGGGTTATACTGTGCATGCCGGTAGCAGTCCAGGTGAGAAGCTTGAACTTGAGAGGAGCTTATTCTTCTTTTCCGGATAATTCTACTTGGACTACagattttctttcctcctttggcCTGAAAACTACGGTGAAtcgccaaaataataataataataataataaactacTACTGTGAATTGATTGAGTCACTTTCAtgtgaaaaaaaaggaggaagcaGTATATTTTCCTTTGGTGCCGGTGGAAGATTTTAGACTGTTCTCAGGTTTACAAGGCAATGCCCTTGCTGCTTTGGACATTGGGTCTGAAccacagagagaagagagagagagagagagattacaggTTACTAGAAGTGCAATCGCGGTTGGTTGATTCTTAAACAGGATAATAAAACGCAGTTGTACATGCAGATTATGGAGTTTTTCAGGATATCTCAAGATTTGACCTCGTTACAATGGATGTCAAGCCATGGAATGAACAAGCAGCAGTGCTTGAGTGTCGCAACTCCATCGTTTGGTGCTTCAGTTTGTGTCATCGTATCTCCGTCGTTTGGTGTTTTATCGAAATGCTTTAAATGCTAAGAcaaatcatcttttggtaaAAATGGGTGAGAAAGTCAAGTCCAGTCGTATCAATTTCGAGTTAACCATGTTCCGATCGTGTTAAATTTGGGTTTTCGGCCAGGAGATGCGACTGGGGCACTCGTGTTCGAGTTAGTGCCTAGGTGGACCATGACAGGTAAAGAGAGCTAAATGATGGCTCTTGTACCCTAGCTTTATTGAAAGTTAGTGATGTACAGCGACGTTACGTGTATAATTTAACAAGACGATAGGAAGGGTCCATTTCCTTGGTCCCCATCGAACCTTGGTGATGGAAAAAGTAGATGGCGATGAAGACGAGGAAACATAAAAGATAGTGCGATTTCACTGTCCGAAGTGATTATCGCTGGTTGGCGACATGAGAGGACTGGTGGAGAGGCTGTCGGTGGAACCTTACTATGATTTCAGACCAATCCTTCAAATATTGAGAGGTCGAGATTTTAAGGAGATTGGGTCAAGATGTTAGTGCTCAACCTGCTTTTTCTCCAATAATTGGGACTCGTGGAAAGAGGCCACCATCGGGGTAGTGATGTGGTTTTAGGAAAGGACAGCGACGTTCTAATTGTAATGCGTTGATCTTTGCTCTTGTtgtagtttttcttttcttggggcTTTTTCATGTTATTGGAAAGACCCATCTGAGGCAAAGATCTTACTTTTCTGATAGAAGCTGGTTCTAGGTGGTCCTGTCCACTAGATCTAGAAGATAGGTTAGGGTGGctaaaattgaattagcattTAGGCTTCGTGTTTTTTAGGCAAAAAACaaacaatttggaaaaatattttcttaaaaaaatcaaacgcAAAAATCGGAGCTTTAATGATTCATTCCAGGCGTGAGACACTGCTATACAACTCTATCCAAATATAGCTATTTAAAGATAACGTGAAATCTACGTTTTTCACTGTCACCCttctaagttgagagaaaatattttcttctctgCTGTCATTGGAAAGACCCATTTAAGGCAAAGATCTTATCTTTTTGATGAAGCTGGTTCTAGGTGGTCCTGTCCTCTAGATCTAGAAGATAGTGTAGGGTGGctaaaattgaattagcattTAGGCTTGGTATTTTTAggccaaaaataaacaatttggaaagatattttcctaaaaaaatcaatttatcgcttacaaaaataaataaataaaattatttttatttatctacgaaagtttttaaatataaattattatcaataatgaaaatatttttcaattgactaattattttaagcgatataaataattattttgagaaaaatgattttcaaatagctcatttttcactaaacaaacGGGGGGTTAATGGCTTTGTAATGCAATAATGACCTCTAATGAGCTGATTGTGCGCAACCTTGAGGCTTCTTTTGagtcattttgcatttttgaaCAGGACAGAATATGATGTTATAAAGGAAAAGCAAATCACTCAGGCTCGTTACATCCAATTCTTTAATTTGGGCGGAGACTAGATACGAGGGTGCATTATAGGCACAACTATTTCCCATGTATAATCATAATCATCCCTTGGGTAAACAAATCAATTAGGGTAGACTGATCGACCGAAGATTGACATCTAAACGTAGTACTTCTACAAACTTTAGCCATATGTAATACTGTGGTTTCGCTTATATGATCAATCGCAATCCTACGCGAGTTACTTAGATTTTATCGAGCGAAAAAAACCATTCCTttcctttcgaaaaaaaaaaaaatgttcctttCAATTCAATACCGCACCCCCGTCGGTCGTCGGTCGATTCGATTGCGAAAAGCAGACTATCACTAAATACTGAAGGGGACGGGGACGGATGCGAACCACAAGTCCAAACACTAGGCAATAGATATTAAACGTTACCGAGCGTGATAGGCTACAATAGTGGTGTGATTGACAAACGCCCTGATTACTTAAGGAATAGGCAAAACCAAAACTAGTCAATTCAAACCTAAAGCTCAGCTTGTTCGAATAAGAACAATTACAGGAGCCTGCGGTTAATGGAGTGAGTGAAATTTGACCTGCTCCTAATTTTCCGAACAAAACTGGATGTTCAATTCTGGACTTAAGCAGGTCCTGAAAAAACTCATGGGTAAATAGGGAAATTAACTCATCGGGATCTCCTCATAAATTCTTTCTGTATTTTCTCTCTCCAGGAAGGAAAAAGATTTGGAGGAAACTTAAGGATCTCTAGCTAGGTGAAGGTAGACCCGAGGTCAACTTCGATTGGCGACTACTAGGTAAACAGATATAATAAATTGAGGGAAAACTTTGCCTTCTTGCTAGATTGACCTGACGGTGTCTTTCAACCGACTTATTGGACTTGGTGGGAGCGAGTGAAATTTAACCTGCTCAAGATATTTCGAACGCATTTGGACGTCGAACAAGAGCACAATCAGCAGAGTCCCCGAGAACGATTGCTCTTCGCGAGACGCAGTCAGCACGAGGCGTTAACGCCACCACAAGCTCACTCCATTCTTAAgacttttctttgatttcttaCCGGAgagggcaacaaaaaaaaaaagaaagatgtggAATCTCTTTCTGTGGGAACAAACGTCGTCCGAGGCGAAAGGTGGGTCAAGCAGCGGCGGCGGACATATGTGGCGATACAtgggagggtttttttttcttcatctcctTTTTGGTTATCTCCTTTGAATCTATCCATTTATTGCAGCAGCGGACATGATACGCCATCCCGGgcatgttcctcatttttttgcaagaaaacTCGTTATCAAGATTACGTACTCGATAATTGCGCACTGATGAGATGGCGATTAGACATATATTGGTGTGTTACATTTGCAAACGATCGCTCTATCTGTGAAAAAATTTCGCATTTGCTGATCGTCGGAGGAAAAATACCTCAGTTTGTTCCTAGAaagatttcgaaattttttattaatttcttttttctatgttAAGGGCCGTCAATGGGCCGCCGGCCACCGGGCGTGAGTTGCGGCCCCTCACCCAATGGTGGTATAGcctttaacaataaaaaaaaaattctacaatattttaacatcatcaatttctgatcagaattggtcggatgaattacattggcaaattgttaaaaagatatagaactaaattggtcaaattaaaaaacttgagattgaattggcttaaatgcaataaatttaaaatttctttgataattttctttatgAAAATACAATGATTCCCTGCTATCTCaacaactcacatgtgcatctcAATATTTTCTGGGCAAGTAGTAAACTTTGAGTGCCGAGGCACGATACCACGTTCGCTAGACACTTTTTATTGTCCACATTAACAAATTTATTATTATCTCCATCTTTTGATGATTGTGATGTGATGAACTTAATCCAGCAATTGGTAGAAAGTAACCAACCCAATATCACCTTTCCCGCCAACCCACCACCGGCGCCTTTGCCGCCCTCCAATGCAGACAGACGTTATGGGGCGACGGTGAATAAATGGTGGCAGGGTGATGGTTGCGGTGATCATGGCAGAGAAAGTGGTGGTTATGCGGCGGAAAAAGATGAAAGGCGGCGGCCGGGGGCGGCGGGAGGCTGCTTTTATTACCCTTGTGGGGGTGACAAAACTGCTGCACACCAAAGTATCACACAGCAATTCTATTCTACTCTTGCGAAATATTCACAGCATCATCTCAGCTTTGTTCCACTCTGCAAACGAATCCATCACGAGTTCACCGATGATTACACGCAGCAATTCTATCCAGCAAAAGTAAGAACACACCCGTCATCGCTTTCACGACCCTCGCTCAAAGGGTGTCGCGAAGAGGAGACGGCCATTCTGCAGCAAGGGCAATGAGAGTGGCTATCAAGCCACGGGACCAAGCACCTGGAGTGGAACCGGTGAGCGCACGGCAGGTGAATCAGGGTCTCCCCTGCCCGGAACGTGTCCAAGCAGACGGCGCAATCCTCCTGGTCCGCGGCCTTCCAGCTCAGCTTGCCCCAGCTGAACCTCTTCGACCCGCCCTTCTTCGGCCCGTTCCCAGAGACCACCTCTCTCCTCAACTGAGAATCTCCCTCTCGTGCTCCGGTCCTTCTACCGTCCCCGTTTGTCCTGGCAAATTCCCATGTCCACATCAATGTTATTCCATGCCAGAATCAACAAGACAACCATAGGATTGGAAATCGAATGAGGATAATTGCAGGGGAACGTTTATGAGCTTCCCAAAATGGGCGTCTAGAAAAGCTGATTCAAGAAATGGCTAAGCCTTTCCTCTCCTGATGAGCTGTTCTCTCCTAGTTAGGTAACTCATATGAACAGACGAGGTGGATAAAGCGTGACAAAATAATCGACAGCGCGTTCTTAAAGTATAGTTCCCAAAACATATGATATGGCCAGCAATTTGAACATGCAACTTTGAAAATTACTAGAAGAACTCAATTCGGTCGAGGTGTATCTGTCCAAAACCTGAAggtccttttacttttttcgtgttcgcaaaaaaaaaaaaaaaaacgcatcaAGAAACTCACAGAAGAACCAAACCGACTGGGGCTTTTCAGTTCGCTGAATCTCAAAAGAAGCATTACTTGCGGGCACGCAGAGTATGGAGATGATCCTCATTTCTCACCTTCTGCACTCTGATTTTATCCCCTGTGTCCTGAGCTTCTCGTCGAGCCTCTCCTTGGCCTCTCTTGCCGCTCCTCCAAGCTTCTCATCTTCGCAGCCCCGGTTCATCATGCCCCTCTGCTGGAATTTTTCACACGCCAATTCAATCAGAAAAACAGCCCAGTGAATCAGAGTCGCTGCACAAAGAAACCAcaaggacgagagagagagcgcgctcTCAAAAGGGGGTCATTACGAAATAGGAGCTTGAGCAGCGATGATGAGGCTCATGGTTTCTCGAGTACAGAGGCAGAGAACACCGCCTGACCGAGCCATAAGCCGCGGTGGGGGGCGGATCTGACCAAGCCCCTCCGCTCTGGTGGAGTCTCCTCCTCCGGGCAACTTCAACTCCAGGAAGCATCCCAGCCATTTTGCACCCTGCTGCTTCCCTGATTCCCTTCTATCTGTCGGGTCTTTGCTGGCGAGAAATCAAAGAAAGAGTGCGGGCTCAAACGGGTTTCATTTGCTTTTAGGGGGATCTCTCAGATCGAAGAAGAACAGGGGAGGAACTCAACCCAAAAGGAAGATCTTTTAACAGGGGAAGAAAATAATGGGGCCAGGTGGCCGACTAGAGGATTCAATAATTTTGCTCTGCGATCGTTATAATGAACAAGAgagcgagaagagagagaagataaagaaggggGAAGTTTCGCGGCAGGTGCCAAGAAACCACCAAGGCGGCTTCCAACAGTGGCGCCGGTTCCACCACCACTTGAAGCCGGGACGACCACGCAACCGGTGCAACCCCCCGCCGGCCACGTAACTTCAcctattcctctctctctctctctcccgctacCGATACGCTTACAAAAGTAATTTATACGTCGATCCCATGTTCAACACGTTTAAAAGTCGTGACATGCCCTTCCAATTCGCGTGACATTTCGGACTTTGGAAATCGCTTATTTTCTTCCGACTCTTTACGACTGCACGCCCGTCACGGGCAATGTAGCCGTTATGTGAAACGTCTTCTCGTAATATCTAGTACGATAAAATTAACCGTGAAAATATGCGCCGGCAAGAATTAAAACccgattttgatatttttttttcatcgtgaGTCCGTTGTAAATTATGTTGAATCAAACGAAGGAACAAATTGATGAATTCATAAATATACTGAACTCAAAATTGTGATTTATTGAGCctctatatttttttcaaatgtgaATATTGCTTACCTTGATGAAGTAAACTTTCCTTATTTCACAAATACTCAAATCTTGTTTTCTAAATAGACCAGAATtttacaaatttattttccCTTAATGTGCTCAATTTCTATGATCGTTCCACACACAAACCATATACTCTTTTGCTCATGAATTGAATTGTATAAGGTCATATTGGTGATTCTTATGTGTGTCGATGCTAATTGCCCTTTCAATATTATTATCGATAAAAAAACGTTAAATCATGAGAAGTTGTTAATTTCAGGAAAGTAAAAGTTAGTACGACGAGAACAAATTTAAGAAGTGCTATCAATCAATATTACCGGCGGTCACCTAACTCTTGCATTAACTTATTCTCTTCGACATGTCCATTTAGTTATAACTTTTAGTACATAACTTGAAATTGGACTCATCAATTGTAGAATTTGAGCTTCCCGACTTATTTCCTTTTAGTCGAGATTTATAACCTTGtcaaaactcaaaaataaaataaaataaaagccaaTCATATCGTGCAAGCGCCATTGAATTACCTTTAAGAGCTTCAATAGAAGCTCTTAAACTTTTGCTCGGTGCTTAATGTAGTTCTGAATTTTGTTTCGGTTGAATTTAATCTCTGAATTGGCAAATGTACGATTGCCGATCGGTTCATCGACCCTTCTCTTAGTCTTCTacttttaaaaagaattttcattttttttatacaagaaATTCTATCCAACCTTTTGCCCCACTCTTAGAAAGGATGATTTTAAACGAATTGTATTTGAGCTATACTCCGACATGAGAGTAATGCTAGACATGTTAAGTAGTATTACTAAAACTCTCGTATTAAACGACGTATCCCATTTTTATTAGGTATTGAAGCAAGTGGTACAGACGTTAAAGCTTGTTTATTTCGTTCAgaaaatcatttcattttgccAATGCTCTTAAAATCAACcactattaatgaaaaatctcTACGTAAATGTGATGGGAGCTAAAATAATTATTAGTATGATTTCACCGAACAtatgttttgaaaaaatattgcaaaaagaCATGAGAATGATGGGCTTATCTATGGTAATCACCGCAAAAGTTAATTGATAAGCCCGCCAAAGCCCGAGAGCAAACGAGAGGGCTTAGGTTTGGGCTCGGGGTCGGGATCCGACCCGTCCAATTTGGACCTccaattcaaattgaaatttaCCCCATAGAAATTAGTCACTTTTCGCCAAGCTTAGGGTTTAGTCACgggctgctgctgcttcttcctcttcgtcgtCGTCTCACTCTGTTAGGGTTTAAGCGAGACAGAGCGAAGCCATGAGCAGGAGCTTGGGGATCCCGGTGAAGCTGCTCCACGAAGCCTCGGGCCACATCGTCACCGTCGAGCTTAAGAGCGGCGAGCTCTACCGGGGGAGCATGCTCGAGTGCGAGGACAACTGGAATTGCCAGCTCGAGAACATCACTTACACCGCTAAGGTACCTGCCTCCGCTTCGCTCCCCTCGATGATGTTTCTGGTAGTTTGGTTCTCACGTTAGTGAGTCGCTTTACGCGTTGCGAGACATTAGTAGATCAGTCCAGCTGCTTGTATTTTGGAAACCTAGATTTCGTTAGTTTGTCTGCTGTGGAAGCTAGTTACTCGTTGTCGCCCCTCGTTTCGCCAATTACGCTGTTGCgattgtttgaaaaaaatagtACTAGCTTTGTGGATTGCATAAGAGGCTATGGTGTTAAGcagaaaataaagcaaaagacCTTGACCCGGCCAAATTAACCATTCTATGTGCGAATTTCGTATTCTTTCCAGagctatcttcttcttttttcacacGGGATGATCTTATGTTTGTCGAATGAGGGTGATAATGGTTCTCATATTGGATGAAGGTATTTGTAAAACATTACTTAAAGCTGAGAAAATGCTCTGTTGATGAGCGATCCTTGTTATCCGACTCTCTGCACCTGTTATTGGTTACTAGAAATGTTCTTCCATTGGCTGAACTCTTGCAGCACTTAGCCCAGATAAGGTCAGTCGAGTTCCATTCCTGTTTCCGATGCATGCCCGGGTCTGAACTCTCATGATTGGGAGTCGAAAGTCATTTTTCTTTACCACTTTGTTCCTTTTGTAAGAATGGCACCAATGTTCTAAATTAAGACAAACAAACTTTTCGAGGAAAGAGCCTCATATCATGTTTTGCAGTTTGCTCATCTTTTCTCATGTTACATGCCTGTGTATCAACAATGCCATGAGTGGCAAAATCCTGGCTACTAAAAATTTCTGTAGGCAGTACTCTCAGATGTTTAGAAATGAGTGATTCAACCGCTTGGGGCTTGAATTTCATGTTGATTTTATAGTTTTGGGCTCAGCGGAGAAACACAATCTGGTTTACACTCCAGGAATTAGCTTACACTGGTTTACTTTTAATGAGTAATGATGTATTGTACACAGTGAAATATGACTAGACGCAAATCTAGTTTGGTTTACACTTGGGACGgcaattcttgatgtcatgagaAAAAGTCGCTCGAACATGATGTGGATTGATTTTATAATTGATGTGAGTTTGATATGTTTTACCCATTTGCAATGAGAAATACATTGTAAATGCATGGAAATTTCTTTATATTGGCTATAACTTGCTGAAAAAGCTACTTTGAAAGTTCAGAAGATGTAGTGGTATTCAAAAATCCAACCGAACAAATCAAATTGAACAACCACAAAGTTATGGTAGAGTTGTGGTATTATCATATTTCACATTGGCAGTAATGCTCTTGATTTTGATTCATCTAGGTCAGTGCAGCTAGGCTTTGAACAGAACTTAGGTATAATAATACATGCACTGCTTTATATTTATCTTTTGTTATGCTTACTTATGAGCAGTAAAAGAGTATGTGGGTTGTATTTGGGAGAAATTGAAAGTAAAATAGGTTTGATTATAAAGGAATAATGTTTGAACACTCAATCTATTTAGGACTCATCAGATGAGGGATATCTGAATTTGGAATTGCAAAGTGTTCGAAATATTAAATATCGCGTCATTATCATCTtacgtacttttttttttttttggtcatcttaCTTATGAATCAGAAATATAAGGATTACAAATCAATCTTAATAACAGAGATGGGCTTTCATGGAATTCAATGGCAAAAGTTTAGGTTTGTAACTATTTTTAAATCTACTTTTTAATACTTATAGAGACAGAGACAGGTGATACTTTTGAGCCATAATAACTGTCTTGTTTAACGTAGAAATCACAAGTTTGACCAGAAAAGAGAACTTATAGAGACATAAATACTAGGAGGAATAGTTCTCTTTTCATGGTAGCCCACGTCTTCCATATGAAACTCCCAAGACCGGAAAATTCCGCTCCATGAATTAGCTTATGCAGCTGTATGTTCTGTAGTGGATGTTTAATTTGATTGTAATGTACTTTTTATGTGGGGTTGGTGAAAAATAGTTTGATTAGGTATTAGTTTCAGATAATTGTTGTGATTGGAGGTCCGATGGGTCATAGTTGGCCTTTTCAATCTTGACTCAATGGTTATTCCCAAAGTACTTTTAAGTGTCCATTTAGTTTCCGTGATTAGGATTTAGCGAGTAGTAGCATAAAATAAGCAAGGTGATAATG
This genomic interval from Rhodamnia argentea isolate NSW1041297 chromosome 4, ASM2092103v1, whole genome shotgun sequence contains the following:
- the LOC115750954 gene encoding probable E3 ubiquitin-protein ligase RHY1A isoform X2, producing MAGMLPGVEVARRRRLHQSGGAWSDPPPTAAYGSVRRCSLPLYSRNHEPHHRCSSSYFRGMMNRGCEDEKLGGAAREAKERLDEKLRTQGIKSECRRTNGDGRRTGAREGDSQLRREVVSGNGPKKGGSKRFSWGKLSWKAADQEDCAVCLDTFRAGETLIHLPCAHRFHSRCLVPWLDSHSHCPCCRMAVSSSRHPLSEGRESDDGCVLTFAG
- the LOC115750954 gene encoding probable E3 ubiquitin-protein ligase RHY1A isoform X1 — its product is MAGMLPGVEVARRRRLHQSGGAWSDPPPTAAYGSVRRCSLPLYSRNHEPHHRCSSSYFQRGMMNRGCEDEKLGGAAREAKERLDEKLRTQGIKSECRRTNGDGRRTGAREGDSQLRREVVSGNGPKKGGSKRFSWGKLSWKAADQEDCAVCLDTFRAGETLIHLPCAHRFHSRCLVPWLDSHSHCPCCRMAVSSSRHPLSEGRESDDGCVLTFAG